The proteins below are encoded in one region of Metabacillus dongyingensis:
- the malX gene encoding maltose/glucose-specific PTS transporter subunit IIBC encodes MKKKSMKSNFWEFFQGLGKTFMLPVALLAFMGLMLGVGSAFTSPTTIETIPFLGNPILQILFSFMSTIGGFAFTYLPVLFAMAIPLGLVRYEKGVAAFSGFIGYVIMHLSINFYLTETNQLAEAEKLREAGQGMVMGIQTLEMGVLGGIIVGVIVYLLHNKFYDIQLPDAFAFFGGARFVPIITSLTLAVVGILLPIIWPIFALGIAGVGSIIQQSGAFGPFLFGAGERLLLPFGLHHILVAMIRFTEAGGTQIVDGQTISGALNIFYAQLKSGEAISPSVTAFLSQGKMPSFMFGLPAVALAIYHTARPENRKKIKGLLISGVLAAFVTGITEPIEFLFLFVSPVLYGIHVVLTGLGFMVMSLLGVVIGNTDGGVLDFLIFGILQGTYTKWYLVLAVGIVWFAVYYTVFRYAIAKFNLKTPGREEATEEISEEIITNKKKGKYDADRILSALGGKENIESLDNCITRLRLVVKDMDKVNQPVLKECGALGVVVLDEHNVQVIIGTQVASVKTQLDKLA; translated from the coding sequence ATGAAAAAGAAAAGCATGAAATCGAATTTTTGGGAGTTTTTTCAAGGCTTAGGGAAAACTTTTATGCTACCTGTGGCACTGTTAGCATTCATGGGATTAATGTTAGGGGTCGGAAGTGCATTTACAAGTCCAACTACGATTGAAACCATCCCCTTTTTAGGAAATCCTATTTTACAAATACTCTTTAGTTTTATGTCTACAATCGGCGGTTTTGCATTCACCTACTTACCAGTATTATTCGCAATGGCCATTCCATTGGGACTTGTAAGGTATGAAAAAGGTGTAGCTGCTTTTTCTGGATTTATCGGTTATGTGATCATGCATTTATCTATTAACTTTTATTTAACTGAAACCAATCAGCTTGCTGAAGCAGAAAAGTTGCGCGAGGCTGGACAAGGAATGGTAATGGGAATTCAAACCTTAGAAATGGGAGTCCTCGGCGGGATTATTGTTGGGGTTATCGTTTATCTCCTGCACAATAAGTTTTACGATATCCAGCTGCCAGACGCATTTGCATTTTTTGGAGGAGCACGCTTTGTTCCAATTATTACTTCTTTGACATTGGCGGTTGTTGGGATTCTGCTTCCGATCATTTGGCCAATATTTGCACTTGGAATTGCAGGAGTAGGGTCAATCATTCAACAATCAGGCGCATTCGGCCCATTTTTATTTGGTGCCGGGGAGAGATTGCTGCTTCCGTTTGGATTACACCATATTCTTGTAGCGATGATTCGTTTTACAGAAGCAGGCGGTACGCAAATTGTTGATGGTCAAACGATATCCGGTGCATTAAATATTTTCTATGCTCAGTTAAAAAGTGGAGAAGCAATTAGTCCTTCCGTAACAGCCTTTTTATCTCAAGGTAAAATGCCATCATTTATGTTTGGATTACCAGCAGTTGCATTAGCGATCTATCATACTGCCCGGCCTGAGAATCGCAAGAAAATTAAAGGGCTATTAATTTCTGGTGTTCTTGCTGCTTTTGTAACCGGAATTACAGAACCTATTGAATTTTTATTCTTGTTCGTTTCACCAGTGTTATATGGAATTCATGTAGTCCTGACAGGATTAGGATTTATGGTTATGTCTTTGCTTGGAGTGGTTATCGGCAACACGGATGGCGGTGTATTAGACTTTTTAATCTTCGGGATATTACAAGGCACCTATACTAAATGGTATCTCGTACTCGCAGTAGGGATCGTGTGGTTTGCTGTTTATTACACAGTGTTCCGGTACGCAATTGCAAAATTCAATTTGAAAACTCCTGGACGTGAAGAAGCAACCGAAGAAATTAGTGAAGAAATCATTACTAATAAGAAAAAAGGGAAATATGATGCAGATCGAATTTTAAGTGCGTTAGGCGGAAAAGAAAATATTGAGTCATTAGATAACTGTATTACTCGTTTACGTCTTGTCGTGAAAGATATGGATAAAGTAAATCAACCCGTCTTAAAAGAGTGTGGAGCACTTGGTGTTGTTGTACTTGATGAACATAATGTACAGGTTATTATAGGAACACAAGTAGCATCTGTTAAAACACAATTGGATAAATTAGCATAA
- a CDS encoding MalY/PatB family protein yields MNYSFDEVVNRLGTYCTQWDYIEDRFGEKDLLPFSISDTDFLCPPEILTAIKKRVDHGIFGYTRWNHLEFKGAIQQWYLKRFSTSIKEDWIIYSPTVIYTISKLIEHMTEEGDHVVVQTPAYDAFFKLVEENKRFFSGNKLLYENSSYFIDFQDLEKKLAHPRAKVFLLCSPHNPTGRVWSKIELKKMIALCKKYQVYVISDEIHMDIVSRPNVHIPIVNAAENLDHVCICTSASKTFNTPGLGGSYAIIPNQELKERFLITLKNIDGLSSTSTLGAIGLMTAYLDGGQWVDELNAYIEKNMELVKGFLDTHIPSAHLEIPDSTYLAWIDISRLPYTDEQLQDALIHHGKVAIMPGEMYGKDGKGFLRMNVGCPSSKVIDGLQRFKKALDYLENKYK; encoded by the coding sequence ATGAACTATTCATTTGATGAAGTAGTAAATAGATTAGGTACCTATTGTACTCAATGGGACTATATTGAAGATCGATTTGGAGAAAAGGACCTTTTGCCATTCTCTATATCAGATACAGATTTTCTATGCCCGCCCGAAATACTAACTGCAATAAAAAAGCGTGTAGACCATGGGATTTTTGGATATACGAGATGGAATCATCTAGAGTTTAAAGGTGCAATTCAACAATGGTACCTGAAGAGATTTTCTACATCAATTAAAGAGGATTGGATTATATATAGTCCTACAGTTATTTATACGATTTCAAAGCTGATCGAACACATGACAGAAGAGGGGGATCATGTCGTTGTCCAAACTCCGGCGTATGATGCTTTCTTTAAACTAGTAGAAGAAAATAAGCGGTTTTTTTCTGGGAACAAGCTGCTTTATGAAAATAGCTCTTACTTCATTGATTTTCAGGATTTAGAGAAAAAACTTGCTCATCCTCGTGCAAAAGTTTTTCTATTATGCAGTCCTCATAATCCGACTGGACGTGTATGGTCAAAAATAGAATTAAAAAAAATGATTGCTCTATGCAAGAAATATCAGGTTTATGTTATTTCCGATGAGATTCATATGGATATTGTAAGCAGGCCTAATGTGCATATTCCAATTGTAAATGCTGCAGAAAATCTAGATCATGTGTGTATCTGTACGTCAGCCAGCAAAACATTCAATACACCTGGATTAGGAGGATCCTATGCGATTATACCTAATCAAGAATTAAAGGAGCGTTTCCTCATAACCTTGAAGAATATAGATGGACTTTCTTCCACAAGTACTCTAGGTGCAATTGGATTAATGACTGCTTATCTTGACGGTGGTCAATGGGTGGATGAATTAAACGCTTATATTGAAAAAAACATGGAACTAGTGAAGGGATTTCTTGATACCCATATCCCTTCTGCCCATTTAGAAATTCCTGATTCAACCTATTTAGCATGGATTGACATATCTAGGCTGCCATATACTGATGAACAACTGCAAGATGCACTGATTCATCATGGTAAAGTAGCCATAATGCCGGGGGAGATGTACGGAAAAGATGGAAAAGGATTCTTGCGTATGAATGTGGGATGCCCCTCTTCAAAAGTAATCGATGGATTACAGAGATTTAAAAAAGCTTTAGATTATCTTGAAAATAAATATAAATAA
- a CDS encoding RidA family protein, producing MLTTIFTKEAPAAIGPYSQAIKLDKLLFTSGQIPVNPNTGEVVDGEVTEQAHQVMKNVQAVLEEGNASFNTVIKTTCFITNMADFADFNSVYEQYFTENKPARSCVAVKELPKGVLCEVEVIALAEDN from the coding sequence GTGTTAACAACAATTTTCACTAAAGAAGCACCAGCAGCAATTGGACCTTACTCTCAAGCAATAAAGTTAGATAAATTACTCTTTACTTCAGGCCAAATCCCAGTTAATCCTAATACAGGAGAAGTAGTAGATGGAGAGGTTACTGAGCAAGCACATCAAGTCATGAAAAATGTACAAGCTGTTTTAGAAGAAGGCAATGCTTCGTTTAATACTGTGATTAAAACGACTTGTTTTATAACGAATATGGCTGATTTTGCAGACTTCAACAGTGTGTATGAGCAATACTTCACTGAGAATAAGCCGGCACGTTCTTGTGTAGCAGTTAAAGAGCTGCCTAAAGGTGTATTATGTGAAGTCGAAGTTATTGCTTTGGCGGAAGACAACTGA
- a CDS encoding class I SAM-dependent methyltransferase: MKHNESSLTSIIAAFGRAYHSKYDTLKIFDDFILKDLISQKEFSDISENMIQGIQFFNKDIALRFQNDPDEILKWITQVQLSPTPLARAAYCEKVLLNEVMLGLKQYVILGAGLDTFCFRHPELKNSLEIFEVDYPATQDFKKKKLDNANFKIPSNLHFVSMDFTDKFSYQNLIDEGFNNKKTFFSLLGVSYYLTKEENSSLINNLFAKVPSGSSIVFDYADEKLFKEKGMSNRVENMVKMASVSGEPMKSCFTYFEIENMLEKSGLLIYEHLSPAAINDLFFSNRTDYLSAFETIHYIHAIKK, from the coding sequence ATGAAGCATAATGAGTCCAGTTTAACTTCCATAATAGCAGCTTTTGGTCGAGCCTATCACAGTAAATATGACACACTAAAAATTTTCGATGATTTTATTTTAAAAGATCTCATATCCCAAAAAGAGTTTTCAGACATTAGTGAGAATATGATTCAAGGAATACAGTTTTTCAACAAAGATATTGCTCTAAGGTTTCAAAATGATCCAGATGAAATTTTAAAATGGATTACCCAAGTCCAGCTTTCTCCAACGCCTCTAGCACGAGCTGCGTATTGCGAAAAAGTATTACTTAATGAAGTAATGTTAGGATTAAAACAATATGTCATACTTGGAGCTGGGTTAGATACTTTTTGTTTCCGACATCCAGAATTGAAAAACAGCTTAGAAATATTTGAAGTTGATTATCCAGCTACACAGGATTTCAAAAAGAAAAAGTTGGATAATGCCAATTTTAAAATCCCGAGTAATCTTCATTTCGTTTCTATGGACTTTACCGATAAGTTTTCTTATCAAAATCTAATAGATGAAGGATTCAATAACAAAAAAACTTTCTTTAGCTTATTGGGCGTTTCTTATTATTTAACTAAAGAAGAAAATTCAAGCTTGATAAATAATTTATTTGCTAAAGTCCCATCAGGAAGTTCTATAGTTTTTGATTATGCAGACGAAAAACTCTTTAAAGAAAAAGGTATGTCTAATAGAGTTGAAAATATGGTGAAAATGGCTTCAGTAAGTGGAGAACCAATGAAATCGTGTTTCACTTATTTTGAAATCGAGAATATGTTAGAGAAATCAGGTTTACTAATTTATGAACATTTATCGCCAGCTGCGATAAATGACCTTTTCTTTAGTAATCGGACAGATTATTTGTCTGCATTCGAAACGATTCATTATATCCATGCTATAAAAAAATAA
- a CDS encoding polysaccharide deacetylase family protein encodes MKKAAIFFLCFLILILPSQVFAQRKVPILIYHSIDEFNGHGSKELYVTPKNFEKQMIYLRDHGYTLLTFDRWQDIYKVNKPIFITFDDGYKNNLNAFAIFQELKNERFKPAGTIFVISDFIGRSNRLSKSDIKIMADSGIISFQSHTATHPDLTKIKNYEYELKGSKDKIQKITGKPVHALAYPYGNFNNKVTAETKKYYLIGLTTTPEPFSEKGIKDELYLLPRIYIKYSTTLDDFAKIVDGE; translated from the coding sequence ATGAAAAAGGCCGCAATTTTTTTCCTATGTTTTCTTATCTTAATTCTTCCATCCCAAGTATTTGCTCAACGAAAAGTACCTATTTTAATTTATCATTCGATTGACGAGTTTAATGGGCACGGTTCTAAAGAGTTATATGTAACCCCGAAGAATTTCGAGAAACAAATGATTTATTTACGAGACCATGGCTACACCTTATTAACTTTTGATCGTTGGCAAGACATTTATAAAGTAAACAAACCCATATTCATTACCTTTGATGACGGATACAAAAACAATCTGAATGCATTTGCAATCTTTCAAGAACTGAAAAACGAACGTTTTAAACCAGCTGGTACCATTTTTGTTATTTCTGACTTTATCGGTCGCTCCAACCGATTATCGAAATCGGATATAAAAATAATGGCTGATTCGGGTATAATCTCATTCCAGTCTCATACTGCTACACATCCTGATTTGACGAAAATAAAAAATTATGAATATGAACTTAAAGGGTCCAAAGATAAAATTCAAAAAATTACGGGCAAACCAGTTCATGCTCTTGCGTATCCATACGGTAACTTCAATAACAAAGTCACAGCAGAAACGAAAAAATACTATTTGATTGGACTAACGACAACTCCTGAACCATTTTCTGAGAAGGGCATTAAAGACGAACTCTATCTTTTACCACGAATCTATATCAAGTATTCAACTACTCTTGATGACTTTGCAAAAATAGTTGACGGAGAATGA